agagcctaagaaacgaaaagtggactctaaatgtagaaactttcaggaaaaggaacagatctttacttttttgtggaatagGATTATAGGATAGCAAGCCAACATGtttaatttgtaaagaaagtgtggctgtttttaaagaacataacaatAAAAGGCATTATGAAACCAAACAGATAAACGcatatggtggcattcttggtttgagccgcgaagacaagattgccaagttacgactagagattgggggattgacaagaatatttaacaaaaagagacaagaaaatgagtctgcGACAAGGGCCAGCTACATAGttgctcacatcttaagtagagcaaTGAAGCCTTTTTCCGATGGCGAATGTGTAAAACACATtgcttgctagcagtgatggaagaaatgtgtcatgAAAAGCAGAATGCAGTAGAAGTTGTCAGCCTTTCTCGCATGACAATTATAATGCGACTtcactgcatcattcaccaacaaaatctgtgtggaaaggttttgaacatggaccatgtgatgatgattgtgctcAATACTGTAAATTTCATCAAACAACAGGAGTTGaatcacagaactttcaaagattttctgacagaaatagaGTCCGAATATGAAGACGTTCTATTTCACAGTGAAGTGCAGGGGGTGAGGGAGTCTGGTTAAGCCGAGGAAaggtattaaaactttttttttatttgagacacgaaattgaaatatttatgacggaaaaatcaaaacaagtgctacaactgaacgacccctcatggttgtgggatttggctattttatgcgacatcacatcacatctaaatgaactcaacaccaaactacaagggaaagacaaattgatttcgCATGTGTATGCAGACAGATGTGCTTTCCAAACAAgattgcaactcttcattcaacagGCAGAAAAGGTGCATCTTGACCACTTTGCAACCTGTACCACTATACAAaatgataagcagctaaatatgtctttctcaaaagaaagaatgatcgaacttctgaggctcttcatgaataatttcagtgaaagatttgtgggttttcagaatttaaaaaatgaaatccgtctttttgaaaatccgtttgctgccgatgtgtcaagtgctccgacagatctacaactggaactgattgacttacaaagccagacatccctgcttgacaaatttcaagtgatgcagactgTTGACTTCTAGTCCGTGTTACCTGCAGAAACTTTTCCAAATTGCTTTCCCTTCTTTGAGATgccaaagtaatttattaccattagttaatgaactaatggattatttttttaattgattcatgtgttgtcataaaaaagaaattgttgaaAATTTTCAGCTTTATCCGAGATTGGATATCAAAGAAATAATGTGCACAAATTTATagcgagacagacagacagatccacagacaaacagatagtcagacagagagagttgatataagttttgtaaaaataaacccTCCACACATGTTGTTACgagaggggtggggggaggtATTCAGTCTTGTTACTATTTGTTACAAAAAGTGGAGGTGGGGGGAAGTTTAAAATAGgtaagtgtgtgtgttgtgtgtgtgtgtgtgttgtgttacGTAGAGAAATGgtaataaaaaggaaaataaaacatttcgtatacttttaattaaatagacccccccaccccaaacaaAAGGCTACCTTATCTCTTCTTTATGAATGAACAAATGTGCAAGGACTCAACATGTTCATATCACTGCCAATAAGAGTTGCTCACTTACACACAAGTAACACCTTCTTAGTTCAAGATCTAGTCTATGGACAAGTTATGTTTCCTCGGGCTCCTTTAGCAGAGAAAGATCTGCAACTAAAGCTTGGGATCGTTAGCTGTGTGGGTAGCTACACATTATCAGCCGCTTGATCTGCAACTAAAGCTTGGGATCTGTGTTGGTAGCTACACATTATCAGCCGCTTGATCTGCAACCAAAGCTTGGGATCGTTAGCTGTGTGGGTAGCTACACATTATCAGCCGCTTGATCTGCAACTAAAGCTTGGGATCTGTGTGGGTAGCTACACATTATCAGCCGCTTGATCTGCAACTAAAGCTTGGGATCGTTAGCTGTGTGGGTAGCTACACATTATCAGCCGCTTGATCTGCAACTAAAGCTTGGGATCTGTGTGGGTAGCTACACATTATCAGCCGCTTGATCTGCAACCAAAGCTTGGGATCGTTAGCTGTGTGGGTAGCTACACATTATCAGCCGCTTGATCTGCAACTAAAGCTTGGGATCGTTAGCTGTGTGGGTAGCTACACATTATCAGCCGCTTGATCTGCAACTAAAGCTTGGGATCGTTAGTTGTGTGGGTAGCTACACATTATCAGCCGCTTGATCTGCAACTAAAGCTTGGGATCGTTAGCTGTGTGGGTAGCTACACATTATCAGCCGCTTGATCTGCAACTAAAGCTTGGGATCGTTAGCTGTGTGGGTAGCTACACATTATCAGCCGCTTGATCTGCACTAAAGCTTGAAATCGTTAGCTGTGTGGGTAGCTACACATTATCAGCCGCTTGATCTGCAACTAAAGTTTGGGATCGTTAGCTGTGTGGGTAGCTACACATTATCAGCCGCTTGATCTGCAACTAAAGCTTGGGATCGTTAGCTGTGTGGGTAGCTACACATTATCAGCCGCTTGATCTGCAACTAAAGCTTGGGATCGTTAGCTGTGTGGGTAGCTACACATTATCAGCCGCTTGATCTGCAACTAAAGCTTGGGATCTGTGTGGGTAGCTACACATTATCAGCCGCTTGATCTGCAACTAAAGCTTGGGATCGTTAGCTGTGTGGGTAGCTACACATTATCAGCCGCTTGATCTGCACTAAAGCTTGAAATCGTTAGCTGTGTGGGTAGCTACACATTATCAGCCGCTTGATCTGCAACTAAAGCTTGGGATCGTTAGCTGTGTGGGTAGCTACACATTATCAGCCGCTTGATCTGCAACTAAAGCTTGGGATCGTTAGTTGTGTGGGTAGCTACACATTATCAGCCGCTTGATCTGCAACTAAAGCTTGGGATCGTTAGCTGTGTGGGTAGCTACACATTATCAGCCGCTTGATCTGCAACTAAAGCTTGGGATCGTTAGCTGTGTGGGTAGCTACACATTATTAGCCGCTTGATCTGCAACTAAAGCTTGGGATCGTTAGCTGTGTGGGTAGCTACACATTATCAGCCGCTTGATCTGCAACTAAAGCTTGGGATCGTTAGCTGTGTGGGTAGCTACACATTATCAGCCGCTTGATCTGCAACTAAAGCTTGGGATCGTTAGCTGTGTGGGTAGCTACACATTATCAGCCGCTTGATTTGCACTAAAGCTTGGGATCGTTAGCTGTGTGGGTAGCTACACATTATCAGCCGCTTGATCTGCACTAAAGCTTGGGATCGTTAGCTGTGTGGGTAGCTACACATTATCAGCCGCTTGATCCAAATCCCCAATTGATGGACTCGATATGAATTATGCTGGCATGTGCTGTTACTAGACCTTGTGTCACCTAATATCTGATGGTACGCTAAAGAAGAGCTGCTCTTTGATATATTCCACATAGTGTTTAAGAGATTCAGTTCATTGAATTCGGAATAACAATATCAAGATGACATACATAATGAGTCAACTAGTTAGACTACCAAGACCAGGGCATAATTTACCTTGAGGCAACAAGCTATAGTTTAAAGCAAGAAATATGTAGCACTGATATTTAAAATCTGGACCTATAAAGGTCACTAAAAGAGACCAAAATCTGTAATAGCTTAGGATCTTTTCAAGCCTAAATATGGCACTAGGTTAATATAGTTTTAAACTATTGAAAATACTAATTGTAAGAACATTTTTGTGTTCATGGTGTGTCTATTAAACGTACTGCTATGAttagatatttttgtttttaatttaatgatctAAATGAGCATCAGTCTATTTAATTTTGCcacacatatttatatttattaattatagatTCTTGAAAACACCTGATTCATTTTACGTATGCTTCGACAGGGCAATTACATGCTACTAATAGAGATGAGAGTCGGTGGTGTTGACTACTGGGCCaaatataccacttttaaggtaGGCAGCTGGGAAGAGGAATACAGGTTGACCGTTTCGGGGTTTTCCGGCAATGTCCCGGACAAGTTTTCAGCTAACAACGGCGCCAACTTTTCGACACCTGCCATGGATAACGACTCCTCAGGTACGATCAACTGCGCGAGAAAATATAACTCGGGCTTTTGGTTTACCTCCTGCGGGGATGTGAACCTAAACGGTCTGATTGGAGTCACAATAACTCAAGTCAACAGAGATATAGTTGGTTTCTGGGCTGGCGTGACCACAGGTACGCAGACATTTAGTCTTATTGAGATGAAGATTAAAAGGTGGTGATAGAAAATAATGAGCCATTGTAATTTTAATGTTGACCACTCACAGTGCTTTCTAAATTAAACACTGAACTGATTCTAGTGGTAATGTTTTTGTTGCATTCTTTTGACTACTTTTAAATGTTTACAGCATCAGAAGTAGCGTTACAAGTAAGAGCTGACTTGAGCAGTAGGCTTACTAGGATGTATAAAGAAGGGTTATCACATCTtatatctcatctcatctcaagTCTCAACTCATCTCTCATCTCATCTTTCATCTTTTATCTCATCTCTCATCTtttatctcatctcatctctcatATCATCTTTCATCTTTTATCTCAACTCATCTCTCTAGTCTCATCTCAAATCTCATCTcatatctcatctcatctctcatctcaagtctcatctcatctctcatCTCAAGTCTCATCTCATCTTTCATCTCAAGTCTCATCTCATCTTTCATCTATTATCTCATATCTCATATCATCTtttatctcatctcatctctcatATCATCTtttatctcatctcatctcccAAGTCTCATCTCAAGTCTCATCTCATATCTCAAGTCTCATCTCATTTCTCATCTCAAGTCTCATCTCATCTTTCATCTtttatctcatctcatctctcatATCATCTTTCATCTCATCTTTCATCTCATCTtttatctcatctcatctcccAAGTCTCATCTCAAGTCTCATCTCATATCTCATCTCAAGTCTCATCTCATTTCTCATCTCAAGTCTCATCTCATCTTTCATCTTTCATCTtttatctcatctcatctctcatctcatctttcatctcatctctcatctcatctctcatCTCATCTTTCATCTCATCTCTCATCTCATCTTCTTCGATTACAGCTTCGCTTTTGTAGATTTCATTTTGTCCtctttgttatttgtttttgcCCCCTAAAAGAAGCTTATGTCAATCCACCACgacataatagaaaaaaaaaattgtcacctGCTTACGAGACACACAACAGAAAGCACAACACATTTTCCGTAATGAGACAACACATGGTTCCATAATGAAATAACATATTGTACCGAAATGAGACAACACATTGTTCCGTAAAGAAGCAACACCTTGATGAGACAACACATTGTACTGAAATGAGACAACAGATTGTTCCAAAATGAGACAACAGATTGTTCCAAAATGAGACAACACATTGTACTGAAATGAGACAACACATTGTTCCAAAATGAGACAACACATTGTTCCAAAATGAGACAACACATTGTTCCAAAATGAGACAACACATTGTTTCAAAATGAGACAACACATTGTACTGAAATGAGACAACACATTGTACTGAAATGAGACAACACATTGTACTGAAATGAGACAACACATTGTACTGAAATGAGACAACACATTGTACTGAAATGAGAACACATTGTTTTGAAATGAGACAACACATTGTTTCAAAATGAGACAACACATTGTACTGAAATGAGACAACACATTGTACTGAAATGAGACAACACATTGTACTGAAATGAGACAACACATTGTTTCAAAATGAGACAACACATTGTTCCAAAATGAGAC
The DNA window shown above is from Biomphalaria glabrata chromosome 5, xgBioGlab47.1, whole genome shotgun sequence and carries:
- the LOC106067439 gene encoding ryncolin-1-like, giving the protein MRVGGVDYWAKYTTFKVGSWEEEYRLTVSGFSGNVPDKFSANNGANFSTPAMDNDSSGTINCARKYNSGFWFTSCGDVNLNGLIGVTITQVNRDIVGFWAGVTTGTQTFSLIEMKIKRW